Genomic segment of Ruegeria sp. TM1040:
AGCCAATCGAGAGGTCGCCAAATTTTTCTGCCAGCGCCGACAAGGTCGCGGCAATCTCGCCCTCCCCGCGCTCCACACGCAAGGTTTGACTCAGGAGGGGCTTACCCCCAGCCAGAGTGGCCAGAACGGTTTCCACCATTGCCTGAAACACCGCCGGCACCCCCGCCATAACGTGAACATTGCCCAAGGTAAAACCGGGCGCGCGCGATACGGGATTGTCAATCAACGCGGCCCCATCGGGTATGCGGGCCATGCGCAAACGCGCCTCGTTCAGCTCTGCGCCTGTCTTGGCGTAATGCTCTTCGAGGATCGCGCGGGCATCGGCGCGCACATCAATCGCGGCCCCAAAAGCCTCGGCAATGCAATCTGCGGTGATGTCATCATGCGTGGGGCCAATCCCGCCAGAGGTAAACACATGGTCATAGGCCCCTGACAGCGCTTTGACGGCAGTAACGATTGCAGCCGCGTCGTCGCTCACCACGCGGACTTCCTTTAGGTCAACGCCGTGTTTGGCCAATTCGCCAGCGAGATAGTACATATTTGCATCGCGTGTGCGCCCAGACAGTATTTCATCCCCGATCACAAGCATCGCGGCGGTGGGGTTGGGCATGGCTCGTCTCCTGTGAGTTTTGCGGCGTCCACCAAGAGGATAGCCGCCCCGACAGTCGGTGCAAGCGGATTGGGCCTCTGACGCTTTGACAGCGCGCGGAATATGGCCCATCACCACGGCATGAGATTTCCGACCCCCTTGATCCCCGCGACCTTGATCAAACGCTACAAACGCTTTTTGGCGGATTGCCGGCTTGAGGACGGCCGCGAGATCACGGCCCATTGCGCCAATCCAGGCTCGATGATGGGCTTGGCCGAGCCGGGCATGCGGGTCTGGCTGGAACCCAACGACGACCCGAAGAAAAAGCTCAAATACGGCTGGCGGCTGGTGGAGCATACGAATGGCCATTTCACCGGTGTCGATACATCTGTTCCAAATCGTGCGCTCAAAGCCGCGCTGGAGGCGCACGAAATTGCAGAATTCGCCGCCTACTCCGAGGTTCAGGCCGAGGTGAAGTACGGGCAGAACAGCCGGATCGACTTTTTGCTGACGGATGCGAAGCTGCCGCGGTGCTATGTCGAGGTCAAAAGCGTGACACTGTCACGCCAGCCGGGCCTTGCGGAGTTTCCCGATAGCGTCACCGCGCGGGGGACCAAACACCTTCGCGAACTAGCAGCTATGGCGGAAGCCGGCCACAGGGCCGTGATGCTCTATCTCGTTCAGCGTACGGATTGCGACCGCTTTGCTCTCGCCGCTGATATAGACCCAGCCTACGCTGCCGAGTTCGAAACCGCCCACGCCAAAGGCGTTGAGCGGCTGGTGATCGGCACCACCATCACGCCAGAGGGCGTAAAAATAGGCGATATCCTCCCGAGCTAACCCCAAAAAGACGCCTCTGTCGCGGAGCCGCGCGCAGCCCTCGACCAGAGGCGTTTCGCCCAAGATCCGAGCAAAACCACCGCATTTCGGTCCTCGGGGCAGCGAAAGAGGCACCGCTGCCTCTGGCTCTTTGGCGATGAAACCCCTAAATAGCAGTCAAACAAACGTGATGGAGCACGCCCAATGAGATCCAAGACCGGCCGCACCACCAAAGACGGCATCCGCATCTATGAGCAAGCCGACTTTGCTGGCATGCACAAGGCAGGTGCGCTTGCGGCCAAGATTTTGGACGACATCGCGGCGCATGTGTTTCCGAGCCAGACCACAGGCGAGATCGACCGGATCATCACCCAGATGGTCGAGGATGCCGGCGCGACCTCGGCCACCATCGGCTACAAAGGTTACCAGCACGCAAGCTGCATTTCGATCAACCACGTGGTGTGCCACGGCATTCCCGGGGACAAAAAGCTCAAGGACGGGGACATCCTCAATATCGACGTCACGGTGATCGTCGATGGCTGGTTTGGGGATACCAGCCGCATGTATGTGGCAGGCAAGCTGCCCCGCAAGG
This window contains:
- a CDS encoding competence/damage-inducible protein A, with translation MPNPTAAMLVIGDEILSGRTRDANMYYLAGELAKHGVDLKEVRVVSDDAAAIVTAVKALSGAYDHVFTSGGIGPTHDDITADCIAEAFGAAIDVRADARAILEEHYAKTGAELNEARLRMARIPDGAALIDNPVSRAPGFTLGNVHVMAGVPAVFQAMVETVLATLAGGKPLLSQTLRVERGEGEIAATLSALAEKFGDLSIGCYPFQVNGAFGANVVVRGTEGARVDAAITELARDLGV
- the sfsA gene encoding DNA/RNA nuclease SfsA codes for the protein MRFPTPLIPATLIKRYKRFLADCRLEDGREITAHCANPGSMMGLAEPGMRVWLEPNDDPKKKLKYGWRLVEHTNGHFTGVDTSVPNRALKAALEAHEIAEFAAYSEVQAEVKYGQNSRIDFLLTDAKLPRCYVEVKSVTLSRQPGLAEFPDSVTARGTKHLRELAAMAEAGHRAVMLYLVQRTDCDRFALAADIDPAYAAEFETAHAKGVERLVIGTTITPEGVKIGDILPS